In one Candidatus Thermoplasmatota archaeon genomic region, the following are encoded:
- a CDS encoding [LysW]-lysine hydrolase: MAVDARALSPPPDPVDMLCRLVAIPSPTGQEEAAASYLVEAMRALGLKAGLDAAGNPVGIAGRGDREVLLVGHVDTVPGDIPVRLEAGVLHGRGAVDAKGALAAFVAAASRFVDSPELRVVVVGAVGEEGDSRGARHLVDSGAYDPAAIVVGEPSGTDGITIGYRGAVRLLYRVETEVAHAGAAHTSAPDAAIDFVNRLRQALDASSTPRFDAAGVTVKRLETRTDGLTTSCEALVDVRTPPGVLPDAVREAAEKCAAVGRAVVLDAEEPVLAGKNNALVRAFLAALRAEGLAPRFVKKTGTSDMNLLARAFPGLPILAYGPGDSRLDHTPREAVSTEDYLRSIRVVEGVLRRLAKPATGEGNRPGALR; the protein is encoded by the coding sequence ATGGCCGTTGACGCTCGCGCGCTCTCTCCGCCACCCGATCCCGTCGACATGCTCTGCCGTCTCGTGGCGATCCCAAGCCCAACCGGTCAGGAGGAGGCCGCGGCGTCCTACCTCGTCGAAGCCATGCGCGCGCTTGGCTTGAAGGCCGGACTCGACGCGGCCGGCAACCCCGTCGGCATCGCGGGGCGCGGCGACCGCGAGGTTCTGCTCGTGGGCCACGTGGACACCGTGCCCGGGGACATTCCGGTCCGGCTCGAAGCGGGCGTGTTGCACGGGCGCGGCGCCGTCGACGCCAAGGGCGCTCTTGCGGCTTTCGTCGCCGCCGCCTCGCGCTTTGTCGACTCGCCGGAGCTTCGCGTCGTCGTCGTGGGCGCCGTCGGCGAGGAAGGCGACAGCCGCGGCGCGCGCCACCTCGTCGACTCGGGCGCCTACGATCCCGCGGCCATCGTCGTGGGCGAGCCTTCGGGAACCGACGGGATCACGATCGGCTACCGCGGCGCCGTGCGGCTCCTCTACCGGGTCGAGACCGAGGTCGCCCACGCGGGCGCCGCGCACACGAGCGCGCCCGACGCGGCGATCGACTTCGTGAACCGGCTGCGGCAAGCCCTCGACGCCTCGTCGACGCCGCGGTTCGACGCCGCCGGCGTCACCGTGAAACGCCTGGAAACGCGAACCGACGGGCTGACGACGTCGTGCGAAGCGCTCGTGGACGTCCGGACGCCGCCAGGCGTCCTCCCGGACGCCGTCAGGGAGGCGGCGGAGAAATGCGCCGCCGTGGGCCGAGCCGTCGTGCTGGACGCCGAAGAGCCCGTGCTCGCGGGCAAGAACAACGCGCTCGTGCGTGCGTTCCTCGCCGCGCTTCGGGCCGAGGGCCTTGCGCCCCGGTTCGTCAAGAAGACCGGCACAAGCGACATGAACCTCCTTGCGCGCGCCTTCCCAGGCTTGCCCATCCTCGCCTACGGCCCGGGCGACTCGCGGCTCGACCACACGCCGCGCGAGGCCGTCTCGACGGAGGACTACTTGCGGTCCATCCGCGTGGTCGAGGGCGTGCTGCGGAGGCTCGCGAAGCCGGCGACGGGCGAGGGGAACCGGCCCGGCGCCCTACGATGA
- a CDS encoding aspartate aminotransferase family protein, with amino-acid sequence MTSFREIVSREDAHESGVFPKRPVAIVRGQGARLWDVDGKEYIDAGASYGCMNVGHGNPEVLAALREQSERLVYVQQTLYTPQRANLLERLSTLSPGLTRSFLSNSGAEAVEAAIKFARAHTGRAGVVAAKRGFHGRTLGALSATWKPEYREPFEPLVPGFSFAAYGDEEALKQAVTRETAAVLLEPVQGEAGVVVPPPSYLRAAAQIAHDAGALLVLDEIQTGLGRTGRLLAREHSGVEPDIVCLGKSLAGGLPVGATLLRPEICTLPKAAHGNTFGGSPLVCAAANATFAYLLRERLWERAATLGERATKQLSSIDSGKIREVRGVGLMLAVELREKAGPFLSAMIERGVIPLAAGSTTIRLLPPLVVTESEMDRVVAVVRDVLADGR; translated from the coding sequence GTGACGTCGTTCCGCGAGATCGTCTCGCGCGAGGACGCGCACGAGTCGGGCGTCTTTCCCAAGCGTCCGGTCGCCATCGTTCGAGGGCAGGGCGCCCGCCTGTGGGACGTTGACGGCAAGGAATACATCGACGCGGGCGCAAGCTACGGCTGCATGAACGTGGGCCACGGGAATCCCGAGGTGCTTGCGGCCTTGCGCGAACAGTCCGAGCGCCTCGTGTACGTGCAGCAGACGCTCTACACGCCCCAGCGCGCCAACCTCCTCGAACGGCTCTCCACGCTCTCGCCCGGCCTCACGCGCTCGTTCCTCTCGAACAGCGGCGCCGAAGCCGTGGAGGCCGCCATCAAGTTCGCCCGCGCCCACACGGGCCGAGCCGGCGTCGTGGCCGCCAAGCGCGGCTTCCACGGCCGCACCTTGGGCGCCCTCTCGGCCACGTGGAAACCCGAGTACCGCGAGCCCTTCGAGCCGCTGGTTCCCGGTTTCTCGTTTGCCGCGTACGGGGACGAGGAGGCGCTCAAGCAGGCCGTCACGCGCGAGACGGCCGCCGTCCTCCTCGAGCCCGTGCAAGGCGAGGCGGGCGTCGTCGTTCCGCCTCCGTCGTACCTTCGCGCGGCCGCGCAGATCGCGCACGACGCCGGCGCGCTCCTCGTGCTCGACGAGATCCAGACGGGGCTTGGACGGACGGGGCGTCTCCTCGCGCGCGAGCACTCGGGCGTCGAGCCCGACATCGTGTGCCTGGGCAAGAGCCTCGCCGGCGGGCTTCCGGTCGGAGCGACCCTCCTGCGGCCCGAGATCTGCACGCTGCCCAAGGCCGCCCACGGCAACACCTTCGGAGGGTCCCCGCTCGTCTGCGCGGCCGCCAACGCAACGTTCGCGTACCTGCTGCGGGAGCGGCTGTGGGAACGTGCCGCCACGCTTGGCGAGCGCGCGACAAAGCAGCTCTCCTCCATCGACTCCGGCAAGATCCGCGAGGTCCGCGGCGTCGGGCTCATGCTCGCCGTCGAGCTTCGCGAGAAGGCCGGACCGTTCCTCAGCGCCATGATCGAGCGCGGCGTGATCCCGCTTGCCGCCGGCAGCACGACCATCCGGCTGCTTCCGCCGCTTGTCGTCACCGAATCGGAGATGGATCGCGTCGTTGCGGTCGTCCGGGACGTGCTCGCCGATGGCCGTTGA
- a CDS encoding [LysW]-aminoadipate kinase: MTLVVKLGGAAGADPEPVLADLARRRDWILVHGGSDDANRLGERLGHPPRFVQSPSGHASRFTDAQTLEIFTMALANLNARLVASLRALGANAIGLSGADGGLLVARRKETVRAVENGKTVLLRGDHTGVVEDVNVALLSTLLSAGYAPVVTLPAVTREGVLVNADGDRVAARIASAMKAQTLVVLTNVPGLLERVDDPASLVPRFTRAEFDRYEAFAAGRMKKKLLGAREAIEGGVPRVVLASANVERPVEKALAGEGTVILP, from the coding sequence ATGACGCTTGTCGTGAAACTCGGAGGGGCGGCGGGAGCCGATCCCGAGCCGGTGCTCGCCGACCTTGCCCGTCGACGCGACTGGATCCTCGTCCACGGCGGAAGCGACGACGCCAACCGGCTGGGCGAGCGCCTCGGCCACCCGCCGCGGTTCGTCCAGAGCCCCTCCGGGCACGCGTCGCGCTTCACCGACGCCCAGACGCTCGAGATCTTCACCATGGCCTTGGCGAACCTCAACGCGCGGCTCGTGGCCAGCCTGCGCGCGCTTGGCGCCAACGCGATTGGCCTTTCCGGCGCCGACGGCGGGCTCCTTGTCGCCCGCCGCAAGGAAACCGTCCGCGCCGTGGAGAACGGGAAGACGGTCCTCCTGCGCGGCGACCACACGGGCGTCGTGGAGGACGTCAACGTGGCGCTCCTTTCCACCTTGCTCTCCGCTGGCTATGCGCCCGTCGTGACGTTGCCGGCCGTCACGCGCGAGGGCGTGCTCGTCAACGCGGACGGAGACCGCGTCGCGGCCCGCATCGCCTCGGCCATGAAGGCGCAGACGCTTGTCGTGCTCACGAACGTGCCCGGGCTCCTCGAACGCGTCGACGACCCGGCGTCGCTCGTTCCGCGCTTCACGCGGGCCGAGTTCGACCGGTACGAGGCCTTCGCCGCCGGCCGCATGAAGAAGAAGCTCCTTGGCGCCCGCGAGGCGATCGAGGGCGGCGTGCCGCGCGTCGTGCTGGCAAGCGCCAACGTCGAGCGGCCCGTCGAGAAGGCCCTCGCGGGCGAGGGAACGGTGATCCTGCCGTGA
- the argC gene encoding N-acetyl-gamma-glutamyl-phosphate reductase, with protein MTLDVAIVGASGYTGGELLRLLLGHPDVRVAKVTSNQFAGDRVASVHPNLRKLTDLKFTQHESVESADVLFNCSPHGAAMDKMETYLKRAAKVIDLSADFRLRDPAVYERWYSSKHRAAPLLSEAVYGIPELHREAIRGARLVATAGCIATSAIVALYPLFKEGLARGNEVLVDSKVGSSASGRSSEPGSHHPERSGVVRPYAPAGHRHQAEIEQELSMRAPARVHFTAHAIELVRGISTTSHLFLAKSLDEKEIWKVYRAHYGEEPFVRIVKERSGLYRLPEPKLLAGTNYVDVGFARDPHSERLVVVSALDNLVKGSGGQAVQCMNLMHGLDETTALTFPGLHPS; from the coding sequence ATGACGCTCGACGTCGCCATCGTCGGCGCCTCCGGCTACACGGGAGGCGAGCTCCTCCGGCTGCTGCTTGGCCATCCCGACGTCCGCGTCGCGAAGGTCACCTCGAACCAGTTCGCCGGCGACCGCGTCGCGTCGGTCCACCCCAACCTGCGCAAGCTCACCGACCTCAAGTTCACGCAGCACGAGTCCGTCGAGTCGGCCGACGTGCTGTTCAACTGCTCGCCCCACGGCGCGGCCATGGACAAGATGGAAACGTACCTCAAGCGCGCCGCCAAGGTGATCGACCTCTCGGCCGACTTCCGGCTGCGCGACCCCGCCGTCTACGAGCGATGGTACTCGTCCAAGCACCGCGCCGCGCCTCTCCTGTCCGAAGCGGTCTACGGCATCCCCGAGCTCCACCGGGAGGCGATCCGCGGCGCGCGCCTCGTCGCCACCGCCGGCTGCATCGCGACGAGCGCCATCGTCGCGCTGTACCCGCTGTTCAAGGAGGGGCTGGCCCGCGGGAACGAGGTCCTCGTCGACTCGAAGGTGGGATCGAGCGCCTCGGGTCGAAGCTCGGAGCCCGGCTCGCACCACCCCGAGCGAAGCGGCGTGGTGCGCCCGTACGCCCCCGCCGGCCACCGCCACCAGGCGGAGATCGAGCAGGAGCTTTCGATGCGCGCGCCCGCTCGGGTCCACTTCACCGCGCACGCGATCGAGCTTGTCCGCGGCATCTCCACCACGAGCCACCTGTTCCTGGCAAAGAGCCTGGACGAGAAGGAGATCTGGAAGGTGTACCGTGCCCACTACGGCGAGGAGCCGTTCGTGCGGATCGTCAAGGAACGCTCCGGCCTCTACCGCCTGCCCGAGCCCAAGCTCCTCGCGGGAACGAACTACGTCGACGTCGGCTTTGCCCGCGACCCGCACAGCGAGCGTCTCGTCGTCGTGTCGGCCCTCGACAACCTCGTCAAGGGAAGCGGCGGACAGGCCGTGCAATGCATGAACCTCATGCACGGACTCGACGAGACGACCGCCCTCACGTTCCCGGGCCTGCACCCGAGCTAG
- the lysX gene encoding lysine biosynthesis protein LysX → MPSLAMLYSRIRMDEKMILEAARERGVELAKIDDRELVLDIDAKKVPYAYDAVLERCISHSHAIYALRFFEHYGIPCVNSYEVARICGDKAETSIELARHGVPTPRTLVANDPETAMKAIERVGYPAVLKPVVGSWGRLIAKVDTPEAAQAILEHKSTLGSYLHSIFYVQEYVRKPGRDIRVFVVGDEAIAAIYRTNPHHFITNTAQGGTASNCPVTPELAEIALAAAKAVGGGVLALDIMESERGLLCHEVNYTMEFKNSVAPTGVDIPGRIVDHLVDVAKR, encoded by the coding sequence ATGCCCTCGCTTGCCATGCTCTACAGCCGCATCCGCATGGACGAGAAGATGATCCTCGAAGCGGCGCGAGAGCGAGGCGTCGAGCTTGCCAAGATCGACGACCGGGAGCTTGTCCTCGACATCGACGCAAAGAAGGTCCCCTACGCCTACGACGCTGTGCTCGAGCGCTGCATCAGCCACAGCCACGCCATCTACGCGCTTCGGTTCTTCGAGCACTACGGCATTCCGTGCGTCAACTCCTACGAGGTGGCGCGCATTTGCGGGGACAAGGCCGAGACGTCGATCGAGCTTGCGCGCCACGGCGTTCCCACGCCCCGCACGCTTGTCGCCAACGACCCGGAGACCGCGATGAAGGCCATCGAGCGCGTCGGATATCCGGCCGTGCTCAAGCCCGTCGTCGGAAGCTGGGGGCGCCTGATCGCCAAGGTCGACACGCCCGAGGCCGCGCAGGCGATCCTCGAGCACAAGTCCACGCTCGGGTCGTACCTCCATTCCATCTTCTACGTGCAGGAATACGTCCGCAAGCCGGGCCGCGACATCCGCGTCTTTGTCGTGGGCGACGAGGCGATCGCCGCGATCTACCGCACGAACCCCCACCACTTCATCACCAACACGGCGCAGGGCGGCACGGCCTCGAACTGCCCGGTGACGCCCGAGCTCGCCGAGATCGCGCTTGCGGCGGCCAAGGCCGTGGGCGGAGGCGTGCTTGCGCTTGACATCATGGAGAGCGAGCGGGGCCTCCTGTGCCACGAGGTCAACTACACGATGGAGTTCAAGAACAGCGTCGCCCCCACGGGCGTGGACATCCCGGGCCGGATCGTGGACCACCTCGTCGACGTCGCCAAGCGGTGA
- a CDS encoding homocitrate synthase, whose protein sequence is MVKVRINDSTLREGEQTPGVSFTGAQKVAIARALADVGVDYIEAGHPAASPQIAQSVREIASLGLPAEILAHSRALRRDVDAAVETGADWVGIFFSVADARLEAQFRKDIDAAESLVRDVVAYAKSHGLRVRYTPEDTVRSDPQKVLRVARAAVESGADRIGIADTTGHMIPARTAAFVRWLRAELPPRVQLSIHCHDDLGMAVANSIAAVEAGADVVDTCVNGLGERTGIAALAPTLVALRLKLEAQNPWRLDALPAVSRLVEEHSGVPVSPQAPIVGANAFTHNAGLHVSAVLLSPEHYESIPAALVGRTRRIAAGKLASRDAIRYRLLALGLAKEEVSEREVELILAAVKRRNLADVDDETLRSLHAVAHLSREAHTPFAGGA, encoded by the coding sequence ATGGTCAAGGTCCGGATCAACGATTCCACGCTGCGCGAGGGCGAGCAGACGCCCGGCGTGAGCTTCACGGGCGCGCAGAAGGTCGCAATCGCCAGGGCGCTTGCCGACGTGGGCGTGGACTACATCGAAGCCGGCCACCCCGCCGCCTCGCCGCAGATCGCCCAATCCGTGCGGGAGATCGCCTCGTTGGGCCTTCCGGCGGAGATCCTCGCGCACAGCCGCGCCCTCCGACGGGACGTGGACGCCGCCGTGGAGACCGGTGCGGACTGGGTCGGCATCTTCTTCAGCGTGGCCGACGCCCGCCTGGAGGCGCAGTTCCGCAAGGACATCGACGCGGCCGAGTCGCTCGTCCGCGACGTCGTCGCCTACGCGAAGAGTCACGGCCTGCGCGTCCGGTACACGCCCGAAGACACCGTTCGCAGCGACCCGCAGAAGGTGCTTCGCGTGGCGCGCGCGGCCGTCGAATCGGGCGCGGACCGCATCGGAATCGCGGACACGACCGGCCACATGATCCCCGCCCGCACGGCCGCGTTCGTGCGGTGGCTCCGGGCGGAGCTTCCGCCGCGCGTGCAGCTGTCGATCCACTGCCACGACGATCTCGGCATGGCGGTGGCCAACTCGATCGCGGCCGTCGAGGCCGGCGCGGACGTCGTGGACACGTGCGTGAACGGCCTTGGCGAGCGAACGGGCATCGCCGCGCTTGCGCCCACGCTCGTGGCGCTGCGGCTCAAGCTTGAGGCGCAGAACCCCTGGAGGCTTGACGCGCTTCCGGCCGTCTCCCGGCTCGTCGAGGAGCACAGCGGCGTCCCCGTGAGCCCCCAGGCGCCCATCGTCGGCGCAAACGCGTTCACCCACAACGCGGGCCTCCACGTCTCGGCCGTCCTTCTCTCGCCCGAGCACTACGAGTCCATCCCGGCCGCGCTCGTCGGTCGCACGAGGCGCATCGCCGCGGGCAAGCTCGCCTCCCGCGACGCGATCCGCTACCGCCTGCTTGCGCTTGGCCTTGCGAAGGAGGAGGTCTCCGAGCGCGAGGTCGAGCTCATCCTGGCGGCCGTGAAGCGCCGCAACCTCGCCGACGTGGACGACGAGACGCTTCGGAGCCTCCACGCCGTCGCGCACCTGTCGCGCGAGGCGCACACGCCCTTTGCAGGAGGCGCGTAG
- the lysW gene encoding lysine biosynthesis protein LysW, which translates to MSECVECGAAVAVENPTEGEIVDCPDCGVELEVRGLAPLAFALAPQEAEDWGE; encoded by the coding sequence ATGAGCGAATGCGTCGAATGCGGAGCCGCGGTGGCGGTCGAGAATCCCACCGAAGGCGAGATCGTGGACTGTCCCGACTGCGGGGTCGAGCTTGAGGTCCGGGGGCTTGCCCCGCTGGCCTTTGCCCTTGCCCCGCAGGAAGCCGAAGACTGGGGCGAGTAG
- a CDS encoding Lrp/AsnC family transcriptional regulator, with protein MDDLDAKILAILLRNAREPFVNIASKVGTSEGTVRARVKRLLDDGVIRQFTVRTAGRGVKALVEVKIAANVNTGDVSAKIAGWDSVEQVWEVAGENDIVVLVDASSTGRLNEVVERIRSLHETAGTQSRLILKEL; from the coding sequence ATGGACGATCTGGACGCGAAGATCCTTGCCATCCTTTTGCGCAACGCGCGCGAGCCCTTCGTGAACATCGCTTCGAAGGTCGGTACGAGCGAGGGCACCGTCCGCGCGCGCGTGAAACGCCTCCTCGACGACGGCGTCATCCGGCAGTTCACGGTCCGCACGGCCGGCCGCGGCGTGAAGGCGCTCGTGGAGGTCAAGATCGCCGCGAACGTCAACACGGGCGATGTCTCGGCGAAGATCGCCGGCTGGGACTCCGTAGAGCAGGTCTGGGAGGTGGCCGGCGAGAACGACATCGTCGTCCTCGTCGACGCTTCCTCGACCGGACGGCTCAACGAGGTGGTGGAGCGCATCCGTTCCCTTCACGAGACGGCGGGAACCCAAAGCCGTCTCATCCTCAAGGAGCTTTGA
- a CDS encoding KEOPS complex subunit Pcc1, whose translation MRASAHVVLTAASESAARAIVAALGPDNGGFLRARAEGTLVHLEGDAPRIATLLSTLDDALVCAAAALGVHERTAGDA comes from the coding sequence GTGAGGGCGTCCGCCCACGTGGTGCTGACGGCGGCAAGCGAGAGCGCCGCACGGGCGATCGTGGCGGCCCTGGGTCCGGACAACGGAGGGTTCTTGCGGGCGCGCGCCGAGGGGACGCTCGTCCATCTGGAGGGCGACGCGCCCCGCATCGCGACGCTGCTTTCCACGCTCGACGACGCGCTCGTGTGCGCGGCGGCCGCCCTTGGTGTCCACGAGCGCACCGCGGGCGACGCGTGA
- a CDS encoding 30S ribosomal protein S15 yields MVQKAKSTEPRPASRAGKQKSGLPAWAGVEKGEIEGLVVKLAREGKPSAVVGMILRDQYAVPSVKAATGKTVTEILQGAGLTTELPEDMVNLMKRAVGLRSHLATHPKDRHNARGLQLIESRIRKLAFYYKRQGRVPADWKYSSAQAKIVVD; encoded by the coding sequence ATGGTCCAAAAGGCAAAGTCCACGGAGCCCCGGCCCGCAAGCCGGGCGGGCAAGCAAAAGAGCGGCCTTCCCGCATGGGCGGGCGTCGAGAAGGGCGAGATCGAGGGGCTTGTCGTGAAGCTCGCGCGCGAGGGCAAGCCCTCGGCCGTCGTCGGCATGATCCTGCGCGATCAGTACGCCGTGCCAAGCGTCAAGGCGGCCACGGGCAAGACCGTGACCGAGATCTTGCAAGGCGCCGGTCTCACGACGGAGCTTCCCGAGGACATGGTGAACCTCATGAAGCGCGCCGTGGGCCTGCGCTCGCACCTTGCCACGCACCCCAAGGACCGCCACAACGCGCGCGGCCTCCAGCTCATCGAGAGCCGCATCCGCAAGCTCGCGTTCTACTACAAGCGACAGGGACGCGTCCCCGCCGATTGGAAGTACTCCAGCGCCCAGGCCAAAATCGTCGTCGACTGA
- a CDS encoding high-potential iron-sulfur protein, with protein sequence MDQAGAPLHCRDCRLWYGAENDEYGPCQIKQSRGDARFVTFGNHRCDEGMG encoded by the coding sequence ATGGACCAAGCGGGCGCGCCGCTGCATTGCCGCGATTGCCGCTTGTGGTACGGCGCGGAGAACGACGAGTACGGCCCATGCCAGATCAAGCAGAGCCGCGGCGACGCCCGGTTCGTCACGTTTGGGAACCACCGGTGCGACGAGGGGATGGGTTGA
- a CDS encoding GNAT family N-acetyltransferase: MTVRIEALGKADAPAFLPLLHAEGWLFEPRDLERLLELPGGGIAAWLEGRLVGGLTVLLHDRLAWIGNVVVSPAQRGKGVAQAMLEHALLRFGQGRSVRLCSVLPARSLYLRLGFRAEGPCATFAGPAQAASKAEGVERGAAHVADVVAYDRRAFGADRSALLSRLAKEFPDGLFVARDGARVRGYVLLRAGPAGGELGPWIADDDATAEALLDAALSRVPVANLEATVPTHREASRRMLLRRGLEERFPTVLMVRGNHRMDLARTYGLCALEKG; the protein is encoded by the coding sequence TTGACGGTTCGCATCGAGGCGCTCGGGAAGGCGGACGCTCCGGCGTTCCTCCCGCTCTTGCACGCGGAGGGCTGGCTCTTCGAGCCCCGGGACCTGGAGCGCCTGCTGGAGCTTCCCGGCGGGGGGATCGCAGCGTGGCTCGAGGGGCGGCTCGTGGGCGGTCTCACGGTCCTCCTGCACGACCGGCTGGCTTGGATTGGAAACGTCGTGGTGTCGCCGGCGCAGCGGGGAAAGGGGGTCGCGCAGGCCATGCTGGAGCACGCGCTCTTGCGCTTTGGGCAAGGTCGCAGCGTTCGCCTCTGCAGCGTGCTTCCGGCCCGCTCCTTGTACCTACGATTGGGCTTCCGCGCCGAGGGGCCCTGCGCCACCTTCGCGGGCCCGGCGCAAGCCGCCTCGAAGGCAGAAGGCGTCGAGCGGGGAGCCGCGCACGTGGCCGACGTCGTCGCGTACGACCGGCGCGCCTTTGGCGCGGACCGCTCCGCCCTGCTCTCCCGGCTGGCCAAGGAGTTTCCCGACGGGCTCTTCGTGGCGCGCGACGGCGCGCGCGTTCGGGGGTACGTGCTCCTTCGGGCCGGACCCGCGGGCGGCGAGCTTGGCCCTTGGATCGCCGACGACGACGCCACGGCGGAAGCCTTGCTCGACGCGGCCCTCTCACGGGTCCCGGTGGCAAACCTGGAGGCCACCGTTCCCACGCACCGCGAAGCGTCCCGGCGCATGCTGCTGCGACGGGGCCTCGAGGAGCGGTTCCCGACCGTTCTTATGGTCCGGGGAAACCACCGGATGGACCTCGCGCGAACCTACGGCCTGTGCGCGCTGGAGAAGGGGTGA